A part of Geothrix oryzae genomic DNA contains:
- the ccsA gene encoding cytochrome c biogenesis protein CcsA, whose product MKKLFAFLASLKLAVILLILLLVGLSVGTIVETRTGAETAGRLVYYAWWFLALQGLFALNLALSIADLFPWTKKRIGFVVVHASLLLIFAGSAVTYFFKIEGNLSLWEGESASVIEQHIHTNGQHQESETVVRHQLPFTVKLDDFVLDTYPGTMRPAGFSSQVQVTDHETGKTFPAKIWMNNELHHRGYALFQSSYQQMAGREATVLAVSKDPGQTIVFTGFITLILGMIIVLATRAYQSRNGALAKPAAPGAGKTALLALVLLGGAVSAQAAPAPESLRRLPVQHDGRVMPFDTLAREMVWTVTGASSWKGEDPVATVSVWLFNPNVGAESPMVLVGSDALAKALDFPASTTHASFVQFVRNPKLVGLLQAAHQAEAERKPLQGLLQDAQKLEQRLLAMQSIGLNQAVRPLPISVDPKARWRAIPEPTPEGMERLMQGPRQEGWPSAEAIDREIFYNRLNPVRLSWIILLASLAASIVAWKRQNPMLDRAAFGLLIGGFAMMTWGILLRWNVGGRIPAANMYESMLFLAWGVGLFAVIAYALLRNRLVVLNAAVMAALTMALTDLLPIDRFIHPIAPVLAGTPWLAIHVPIIMVGYAILALGLAVAHMQIGVTAFAPRRTELADRMYDLLYWYMFVGSIFLIAGIITGSMWAASSWGRYWGWDPKEVWSLVAFLAYMAILHAKIDRMLGKFGVAVVSILAFQTIVMTYLGVNFVLATGMHSYGMGDSPVVMWMVLVALAEAAFLAWGLWSFRKNRAATGGGA is encoded by the coding sequence ATGAAAAAACTGTTCGCGTTTCTCGCTTCCCTGAAGCTGGCGGTCATCCTGCTCATCCTGCTGCTGGTGGGCCTGTCCGTGGGGACCATCGTCGAGACCCGCACCGGCGCGGAAACGGCCGGCCGCCTCGTCTACTACGCCTGGTGGTTCCTGGCGCTGCAGGGGCTGTTCGCCCTCAACCTGGCCCTGTCCATCGCGGACCTGTTCCCGTGGACGAAGAAGCGCATCGGCTTCGTGGTGGTCCACGCCTCGCTGCTGCTGATCTTCGCGGGTTCGGCCGTCACCTATTTCTTCAAGATCGAAGGCAACCTCAGCCTCTGGGAGGGGGAGAGCGCCTCGGTCATCGAGCAGCACATCCACACGAACGGCCAGCACCAGGAGAGCGAGACGGTGGTGCGCCACCAGCTTCCGTTCACGGTCAAGCTGGACGACTTCGTGCTGGATACCTACCCGGGCACCATGCGGCCCGCCGGGTTCTCGAGCCAGGTCCAGGTCACGGATCATGAGACCGGCAAGACCTTTCCGGCCAAGATCTGGATGAACAACGAGCTCCACCACCGGGGCTACGCCCTCTTCCAGTCGAGCTACCAGCAGATGGCCGGCCGCGAGGCGACCGTGCTCGCGGTGTCCAAGGATCCCGGCCAGACCATCGTCTTCACCGGGTTCATCACCCTCATCCTGGGCATGATCATCGTGCTGGCCACGCGCGCCTACCAGAGCCGGAATGGCGCCCTGGCGAAGCCTGCGGCGCCGGGCGCGGGCAAGACGGCGCTGCTGGCGCTGGTGCTGCTTGGCGGTGCCGTCAGCGCCCAGGCCGCCCCGGCCCCTGAGTCCCTGCGGCGCCTGCCGGTGCAGCATGATGGCCGCGTCATGCCCTTCGACACCCTGGCGCGGGAGATGGTGTGGACCGTGACGGGAGCCTCCTCCTGGAAGGGGGAGGACCCCGTGGCGACGGTGTCGGTATGGCTCTTCAATCCCAATGTGGGCGCCGAGTCGCCGATGGTCCTGGTGGGATCGGATGCCCTGGCCAAGGCCCTTGATTTCCCGGCCTCCACCACCCATGCCTCCTTCGTGCAGTTCGTCCGCAATCCGAAGCTGGTGGGGCTGCTGCAGGCGGCCCATCAGGCCGAGGCGGAGCGGAAGCCGCTCCAGGGCCTGCTGCAGGACGCGCAGAAGCTCGAACAGCGCCTGCTCGCCATGCAGTCCATCGGGCTCAACCAGGCGGTGCGGCCACTCCCCATCTCCGTGGACCCCAAGGCCCGCTGGCGGGCCATTCCCGAGCCGACGCCCGAGGGCATGGAGCGCCTGATGCAGGGGCCCCGCCAGGAAGGCTGGCCCTCGGCGGAGGCGATCGACCGCGAGATCTTCTACAACCGGCTGAATCCCGTCCGCCTGTCCTGGATCATCCTGCTGGCCTCCCTGGCTGCGTCCATCGTGGCCTGGAAGCGGCAGAACCCGATGCTCGACCGGGCGGCCTTCGGTCTGCTGATCGGCGGCTTCGCCATGATGACCTGGGGCATCCTCCTGCGCTGGAATGTCGGCGGCCGGATCCCCGCAGCGAACATGTACGAATCCATGCTCTTCCTCGCCTGGGGCGTGGGGTTGTTCGCGGTCATCGCCTACGCGCTGCTGAGGAACCGCCTGGTGGTCCTGAACGCGGCGGTCATGGCCGCGCTGACCATGGCGCTCACCGACCTGCTGCCCATCGACCGCTTCATCCACCCCATCGCGCCGGTGCTCGCCGGCACGCCCTGGCTGGCCATCCATGTGCCCATCATCATGGTGGGCTACGCCATCCTGGCGCTGGGCCTCGCCGTGGCCCACATGCAGATCGGCGTGACCGCCTTCGCGCCCCGCCGGACGGAGCTCGCCGACCGGATGTACGACCTCCTCTACTGGTACATGTTCGTGGGCTCCATCTTCCTCATCGCCGGCATCATCACGGGCTCCATGTGGGCCGCCTCGTCGTGGGGGCGCTACTGGGGATGGGATCCCAAGGAAGTCTGGTCCCTGGTGGCCTTCCTGGCCTACATGGCCATCCTGCACGCCAAGATCGACCGGATGCTCGGGAAGTTCGGTGTGGCGGTGGTCAGCATCCTGGCCTTCCAGACCATCGTGATGACCTACCTGGGCGTGAACTTCGTGCTGGCCACGGGCATGCACTCCTACGGCATGGGCGATTCGCCGGTGGTGATGTGGATGGTGCTGGTGGCCCTCGCCGAGGCCGCCTTCCTGGCCTGGGGCCTCTGGTCCTTCCGGAAGAACCGCGCTGCCACGGGCGGAGGAGCCTGA
- a CDS encoding RrF2 family transcriptional regulator: MPLSQTTGYALRAMRCLQEPGGQPVLVESVADYTGIPRSYLSKLVHKLAKKGLVTARRGHHGGVVLAKPATEITLEDLSEAIDGVTWRNRCLVGLAGCSDETPCVLHEFWGETLDMILARLRGVTLADMARHQDPGVERFRADHGLN; encoded by the coding sequence TTGCCCTTATCCCAAACCACTGGTTACGCGCTGCGCGCCATGCGCTGTCTTCAGGAGCCGGGTGGGCAGCCGGTCCTGGTGGAGTCGGTGGCCGATTACACGGGCATCCCGCGCTCCTATCTGTCCAAGCTGGTCCACAAGCTGGCGAAGAAGGGGCTGGTGACCGCGCGGCGGGGACACCACGGAGGCGTGGTGCTGGCCAAGCCGGCGACGGAAATCACCCTGGAGGACCTGTCGGAGGCCATCGATGGCGTGACCTGGCGGAACCGCTGCCTGGTGGGGCTGGCCGGCTGCTCGGACGAGACGCCCTGCGTCCTCCACGAATTCTGGGGGGAGACGCTGGACATGATCCTGGCCCGCTTGCGCGGCGTCACGCTGGCGGACATGGCCCGCCACCAGGACCCGGGCGTTGAGCGCTTCCGGGCGGACCACGGGCTCAACTGA
- a CDS encoding RrF2 family transcriptional regulator encodes MLPLSQSSGYAVLAMSCLEDPGGKPTLVVDVAARTGFPRPYLSKMIHKLAKVGLVMAKRGNKGGVVLALAAKEITLDLIAEAVDGSEWRNKCLLGFSECTDERACPAHTFWKSERDHIHRCLKDISLEEIRTFEQQSRTWRLADALPEKKLKPRPKKATKPAGAKPAAATRKPAAPKKAAPKKA; translated from the coding sequence ATGCTTCCTCTGTCCCAGTCCTCCGGTTACGCCGTTCTGGCCATGAGCTGCCTTGAGGATCCGGGCGGCAAGCCGACGCTGGTGGTGGATGTGGCGGCCCGGACGGGCTTCCCCCGCCCCTACCTCTCGAAGATGATCCACAAGCTCGCCAAGGTGGGCCTGGTGATGGCCAAGCGCGGCAACAAGGGCGGCGTGGTGCTGGCCCTGGCGGCCAAGGAGATCACCCTCGACCTCATCGCCGAGGCCGTCGACGGCTCCGAATGGCGGAACAAGTGCCTGCTGGGCTTCTCGGAGTGCACCGATGAGCGCGCCTGCCCCGCCCACACCTTCTGGAAGTCCGAGCGCGACCACATCCACCGCTGCCTGAAGGACATCTCCCTCGAGGAGATCCGCACCTTCGAGCAGCAGAGCCGCACCTGGCGCCTGGCCGACGCCCTGCCCGAGAAGAAGCTCAAGCCCCGGCCCAAGAAGGCCACCAAGCCCGCCGGCGCCAAGCCTGCCGCCGCGACCCGCAAGCCAGCCGCGCCGAAGAAGGCCGCCCCCAAGAAGGCTTAG
- a CDS encoding dihydroorotate dehydrogenase-like protein — protein sequence MNLSTTYLGLKLAHPLMAGASPLVDDMGMVKRLEDAGASAIVMHSLFEEQITREEQGMIMDMELSSNSSAEAISFFPQPDEFRLGPEKYLEQLRRIKQAVAVPVIASLNGTTPAGWLHYGQLMEQAGADALELNVYYLATDPTETAAAVEKRTLDAVRAVKAQVKIPVAVKLSPFFSSLAHFAVELEAAGADGLVLFNRFFQPDINVEELTAEPSLQLSGPEDLLLRLRWLAVLHHHMKGSLAVSGGVHDGIGALKAVMAGADAVQMVSALLIHGPERLAQSRATLAEWLEEHEYESLAQARGSMSLQKCPNAQAFTRANYMRILNGWRA from the coding sequence ATGAACCTCTCGACCACCTACCTCGGCCTCAAGCTGGCCCATCCGTTGATGGCGGGCGCCTCGCCCCTGGTCGACGACATGGGCATGGTCAAGCGCCTCGAAGATGCCGGCGCCTCCGCCATCGTCATGCACTCGCTCTTCGAGGAGCAGATCACCCGCGAAGAGCAGGGCATGATCATGGACATGGAGCTCAGCTCCAATTCCAGCGCGGAAGCCATCTCCTTCTTCCCCCAGCCCGATGAGTTCCGCCTGGGCCCCGAGAAGTACCTCGAGCAGCTCCGCCGCATCAAGCAAGCCGTGGCCGTGCCCGTCATCGCCTCCCTGAACGGCACCACCCCGGCCGGCTGGCTGCACTACGGCCAGCTCATGGAACAGGCCGGCGCCGACGCCCTCGAGCTGAATGTCTACTACCTGGCTACGGATCCCACGGAAACCGCCGCCGCTGTGGAAAAGCGCACCCTCGACGCCGTGCGGGCCGTGAAGGCGCAGGTGAAGATCCCCGTCGCCGTGAAGCTCTCGCCCTTCTTCTCCTCCCTGGCGCACTTCGCCGTGGAGCTGGAGGCGGCCGGCGCCGATGGCCTGGTGCTCTTCAACCGCTTCTTCCAGCCCGACATCAATGTGGAGGAGCTGACCGCCGAGCCCAGCCTGCAGCTGTCGGGGCCTGAGGACCTGCTACTCCGCCTGCGCTGGCTGGCCGTGCTGCACCACCACATGAAGGGCAGCCTCGCCGTCTCCGGCGGCGTCCACGATGGCATCGGAGCCCTCAAGGCCGTCATGGCCGGTGCCGACGCCGTGCAGATGGTGTCCGCCCTCCTGATCCACGGCCCCGAGCGCCTGGCCCAGTCTCGCGCCACCCTGGCCGAGTGGCTGGAGGAGCACGAGTACGAGTCCCTGGCCCAGGCCCGCGGCAGCATGAGCCTTCAGAAGTGCCCGAACGCCCAGGCCTTCACCCGCGCAAACTACATGCGCATCCTGAACGGCTGGAGGGCCTGA
- the nifJ gene encoding pyruvate:ferredoxin (flavodoxin) oxidoreductase, translating into MSQRVMKTLDGNEATASVAHRLSEVIAIYPITPSSNMGEWADEWSSQGKTNVWKTIPSVIEMQSEGGAAGAVHGALQAGSLTTTFTASQGLLLMIPNMYKIAGELTPFCMHVSARTLAAHALSIFGDHSDVMSCRMTGFGMLSSESVQQAHDFAAICHAATLRSRVPILHFFDGFRTSHEVAKIEILNDEDLRHMVPDELVATFRKSALSPDHPVIRGTAQNPDTFFQAREACTPYYKAFPAIMQQEMDRFGALTGRNYRLYDYYGHPEAERVVVIMGSGCDVTHEYVEWAAKQGEKVGVLKVRLFRPFAIEEFVRALPASVKKIAVMDRCKEPGCPGDPMHMDVISALREGREEGHTTLDPIVVGGRYGLSSKEFTPAMVKAIYENLAKDKPKNHFTIGIMDDISHSSLTYDASFDVEPADVTRALFYGLGADGTVGANKNSIKIIAEETDNYGQGYFVYDSKKSGAITISHLRFGPRPIKSAYLVTKANFIACHQTSFLDKYEMLETAVKGATFLLNTPHNSEAVWDTLPKEVQEAIVEKQLKFYVIDAYEVAKNTGMGVRINTIMQTCFFAISGVLPREEAIAQIKKAIKKTYGKKGDAIVQKNFVAVDETLAHLHEVKVPATVSSTRVRPPAVAAEAPDFVQRVTAVMMEGKGDLLPVSAFPVDGTWPMATTKWEKRNIALEIPEWDAALCIQCNKCAMVCPHAAIRAKVYDPAALAGAPETFKGVDYKGPEFKGQKYTIQVAPEDCTGCTLCVEVCPAKDKSNPKHKAIDMVAQAPLREAEAANFSFFLDLPEADRTKVKLDVKGTQFLEPLFEFSGACSGCGETPYIKLLTQLFGDRTLIANATGCSSIYGGNLPTTPYAVNKDGRGPAWANSLFEDNAEFGLGMRLSVDKHQEFALELMHRLVAKLGDELITGIATADQSTEAGIKAQRERVEILKQKLAGLKEPEAKMLYDLADYLVNKSVWIVGGDGWAYDIGYGGLDHVLASGRNVNVLVLDTEVYSNTGGQASKSTPMGAGAKFAMAGKSMPKKDLGMIAMSYGGIYVAKVAFGFRDAQTVKAFQEAESYHGPSLILAYSHCIAHGYDLAHGCDQQKLAVDSGHWPLFRFDPRRLEKGEAPLQMDSGAPKVPMLQYVRNETRYRMIEQQNPEHFQKLMAQAQLDTTNRYSVYEQLAKLSVTAKES; encoded by the coding sequence ATGAGCCAGCGAGTGATGAAAACCCTCGATGGAAATGAGGCCACCGCCTCAGTCGCCCATCGCCTCAGCGAGGTCATCGCCATCTATCCCATCACGCCCTCGTCGAACATGGGCGAGTGGGCCGACGAGTGGAGCTCCCAGGGCAAGACCAATGTCTGGAAGACCATTCCCTCGGTGATCGAGATGCAGTCCGAGGGCGGCGCCGCGGGCGCGGTTCACGGGGCCCTCCAAGCCGGCAGTCTCACGACGACCTTCACGGCGTCCCAGGGCCTGCTCCTGATGATCCCGAACATGTACAAGATCGCCGGCGAGCTGACGCCCTTCTGCATGCATGTGAGCGCCCGCACCCTGGCCGCCCACGCGCTGAGCATCTTCGGTGACCACTCGGATGTGATGTCCTGCCGCATGACCGGCTTCGGCATGCTCTCCTCCGAGAGCGTCCAGCAGGCCCATGACTTCGCCGCCATCTGCCACGCGGCCACCCTGCGCAGCCGGGTGCCCATCCTGCACTTCTTCGACGGCTTCCGCACCAGCCACGAGGTCGCCAAGATCGAGATCCTCAACGACGAGGACCTGCGCCACATGGTGCCCGACGAGCTGGTGGCCACCTTCCGCAAGTCCGCCCTGTCGCCCGACCATCCGGTGATCCGCGGCACGGCCCAGAATCCCGACACCTTCTTCCAGGCCCGCGAGGCCTGCACCCCCTACTACAAGGCCTTCCCGGCCATCATGCAGCAGGAGATGGACCGCTTCGGCGCCCTGACCGGCCGCAACTACCGCCTCTACGACTACTACGGCCATCCCGAGGCCGAGCGCGTGGTGGTCATCATGGGCTCCGGTTGCGATGTCACCCACGAGTATGTGGAGTGGGCCGCCAAGCAGGGCGAGAAGGTGGGTGTCCTCAAGGTCCGCCTCTTCAGGCCCTTCGCCATCGAGGAGTTCGTCCGCGCCCTTCCCGCCTCCGTGAAGAAGATCGCCGTCATGGACCGCTGCAAGGAGCCCGGCTGCCCCGGCGATCCCATGCACATGGATGTGATCTCCGCCCTGCGCGAAGGCCGCGAGGAAGGCCACACCACCCTCGATCCCATCGTCGTGGGCGGCCGCTACGGCCTGTCCTCCAAGGAATTCACCCCCGCCATGGTCAAGGCCATCTACGAGAACCTGGCCAAGGACAAGCCGAAGAACCACTTCACCATCGGCATCATGGATGACATCAGCCACAGCTCGCTGACCTACGACGCCAGCTTCGATGTGGAACCCGCCGATGTGACCCGCGCCCTCTTCTACGGCCTCGGCGCCGACGGCACGGTGGGCGCCAACAAGAACTCCATCAAGATCATCGCGGAAGAGACGGACAACTACGGCCAGGGCTACTTCGTCTATGACTCCAAGAAGTCCGGCGCCATCACCATCAGCCACCTGCGCTTCGGCCCCCGGCCCATCAAGAGCGCCTACCTGGTGACCAAGGCGAACTTCATCGCCTGCCACCAGACCAGCTTCCTCGACAAGTACGAGATGCTCGAGACCGCCGTGAAGGGCGCCACCTTCCTGCTGAACACGCCCCACAACAGCGAGGCGGTGTGGGACACCCTGCCGAAGGAAGTGCAGGAGGCCATCGTCGAGAAGCAGCTCAAGTTCTATGTGATCGACGCCTACGAAGTGGCCAAGAACACCGGCATGGGCGTGCGCATCAACACCATCATGCAGACCTGCTTCTTCGCCATCTCCGGCGTGCTGCCCCGCGAGGAGGCCATCGCCCAGATCAAGAAGGCCATCAAGAAGACCTACGGCAAGAAGGGCGACGCCATCGTCCAGAAGAACTTCGTGGCCGTGGATGAGACCCTCGCCCATCTGCATGAAGTGAAGGTGCCCGCCACGGTCTCCTCCACCCGCGTGCGGCCCCCCGCGGTGGCCGCCGAGGCTCCGGACTTCGTCCAGCGCGTCACGGCCGTGATGATGGAAGGCAAGGGCGACCTGCTGCCCGTCAGCGCCTTCCCCGTGGACGGCACCTGGCCCATGGCCACCACCAAGTGGGAGAAGCGCAACATCGCCCTGGAAATCCCCGAGTGGGATGCCGCGCTCTGCATCCAGTGCAACAAGTGCGCGATGGTCTGCCCCCACGCCGCCATCCGCGCCAAGGTCTACGATCCCGCGGCCCTGGCCGGCGCCCCCGAGACCTTCAAGGGCGTGGATTACAAGGGCCCCGAGTTCAAGGGCCAGAAGTACACCATCCAGGTGGCGCCCGAGGATTGCACGGGCTGCACCCTTTGCGTGGAAGTCTGCCCCGCCAAGGACAAGAGCAACCCCAAGCACAAGGCCATCGACATGGTCGCCCAGGCCCCGCTCCGCGAAGCCGAAGCCGCCAACTTCTCGTTCTTCCTCGACCTGCCCGAAGCCGACCGCACCAAGGTGAAGCTCGATGTGAAGGGCACGCAGTTCCTCGAGCCGCTCTTCGAGTTCAGCGGCGCCTGCTCCGGCTGCGGCGAGACCCCCTACATCAAGCTGCTCACCCAGCTCTTCGGCGACCGCACCCTGATCGCCAACGCCACGGGCTGCTCCAGCATCTACGGCGGCAACCTGCCCACCACCCCCTACGCCGTGAACAAGGATGGCCGCGGTCCCGCCTGGGCCAACAGCCTCTTCGAGGACAACGCGGAGTTCGGCCTGGGCATGCGCCTCTCCGTGGACAAGCACCAGGAGTTCGCCCTCGAGCTGATGCACCGCTTGGTCGCCAAGCTCGGTGATGAGCTCATCACCGGCATCGCCACCGCCGACCAGAGCACCGAAGCCGGCATCAAGGCCCAGCGCGAGCGGGTCGAGATCCTCAAGCAGAAGCTGGCCGGACTCAAGGAGCCCGAAGCGAAGATGCTCTACGACCTGGCCGACTACCTGGTCAACAAGAGCGTGTGGATCGTGGGTGGCGACGGCTGGGCCTATGACATCGGCTACGGCGGTCTCGACCATGTGCTCGCCTCTGGCCGCAATGTGAATGTGCTGGTGCTCGATACCGAGGTCTACTCCAACACCGGTGGCCAGGCCTCCAAGTCCACGCCCATGGGCGCCGGCGCCAAGTTCGCCATGGCCGGCAAGAGCATGCCCAAGAAGGATCTCGGCATGATCGCCATGTCCTACGGCGGCATCTATGTGGCCAAGGTCGCCTTCGGCTTCCGCGACGCACAGACGGTGAAGGCCTTCCAGGAAGCCGAGTCCTACCACGGCCCCAGCCTCATCCTGGCCTACAGCCACTGCATCGCCCACGGCTACGACCTGGCCCACGGCTGCGACCAGCAGAAGCTGGCCGTGGACTCCGGTCACTGGCCGCTCTTCCGCTTCGACCCCCGCCGCCTGGAAAAGGGCGAGGCGCCGCTGCAGATGGATTCCGGCGCGCCCAAGGTGCCCATGCTCCAGTATGTTCGCAACGAAACGCGCTACCGCATGATCGAGCAGCAGAACCCCGAGCACTTCCAGAAGCTCATGGCCCAGGCCCAGCTCGACACCACCAACCGCTATTCCGTCTACGAACAGCTCGCCAAGCTGTCCGTCACGGCCAAGGAAAGCTGA
- the gltA gene encoding NADPH-dependent glutamate synthase translates to MSESEAATNLISTGNLPTPNWHATHEEAQGQLTRMSEALGAGDWKGVDRGARWIFEVLRVHNEAEERELFPLLEEIGAESLHQRLHEDHRQMWDLNLQLLAEINDGQVRAPRSLTLLGQRLVDLIREHIETEEHLMLPLLKGKTLYWSDDETQDGYLILEKKLIAPETWSFIVQAPQVARGRKPGQFFMVAPFPESERIPLTLAGGDARRGYIHFIMQEVGATTQAMGRLSAGDRLYAVAGPMGTPTELVEEGTIVLMAGGYGSAAILPAAEELHAKGRRVITILGGRSRERVLLADELGKASAELIITTDDGTLGRQGLVTDALKDIIAREKVAQVVAVGPLPMMRAVSDLTKPHGIFTLVSLNALMVDGTGMCGGCRVSVGGQTKFACFDGPDFDGHQVDFNMLRMRSDWYKQEEKDICDPSECKIGRVAATGPVDYSQYLNEPVTELDWQNLDLGAIKPSQKMKIPRQEMACQPPELRVCNFDEVSLGLSPEQAKLEAARCIMCKHPACIEGCPVSINIPAFLQQIVNDDPQAAARVIKESSSLGSVCGRVCPQEKQCEIKCVVGIKGLPVSIGRLERFASDSMLGSQELPPVEAATGKKVAVIGAGPAGLTVAGELIKKGHQVTVYDALHKPGGVMLYGIPEFRLPNKIVDQEVDTLRRLGVKFVMNTLVGRSMTLEDLRQENDAIFMGTGAGLPKMMGIPGEEYKGVYTANEFLTRINLMRADLFPEYSTPVTIGKNVIIVGAGNTAMDASRAARRMGAEKVTVVYRRTINESTARKEELEHAMEEGVEFKFLTTPVQLHGNEKGWMTHAECAVMELGEPGPDGRRSPKMTDERIMIPCETLVVALGFDVNPLLAMTEKGLRTLKGGVVVVDNETGETSLPGVFAGGDVITGGATVILAMGQGRRAAAAIHKRLLGEAQAVV, encoded by the coding sequence ATGTCTGAGTCCGAAGCGGCCACGAACCTGATCAGCACTGGGAATCTCCCCACGCCGAACTGGCACGCCACCCATGAGGAGGCCCAGGGCCAGCTCACGCGCATGTCCGAAGCCCTGGGCGCCGGCGACTGGAAGGGCGTGGACCGGGGCGCCCGGTGGATCTTCGAGGTGCTGCGCGTCCACAACGAGGCCGAGGAGCGGGAGCTGTTCCCCCTCCTGGAGGAGATCGGCGCCGAATCCCTGCACCAGCGCCTGCACGAGGACCACCGCCAGATGTGGGATCTGAACCTGCAGCTGCTGGCCGAGATCAACGACGGCCAAGTGCGCGCGCCCCGCTCCCTCACCCTGCTGGGCCAGCGGCTGGTGGACCTGATCCGCGAGCACATCGAGACCGAGGAGCACCTGATGCTCCCCCTGCTCAAGGGCAAGACCCTCTACTGGTCCGACGACGAGACCCAGGACGGCTACCTCATCCTCGAGAAGAAGCTCATCGCCCCCGAGACCTGGTCCTTCATCGTGCAGGCCCCCCAGGTGGCCCGGGGCCGCAAGCCCGGCCAGTTCTTCATGGTGGCCCCCTTCCCCGAGAGCGAGCGCATCCCCCTCACCCTCGCCGGCGGCGATGCCCGCCGCGGCTACATCCACTTCATCATGCAGGAGGTGGGCGCCACGACCCAGGCCATGGGCAGGCTCAGCGCGGGCGACCGCCTCTACGCCGTGGCCGGCCCCATGGGCACCCCCACGGAGCTGGTGGAGGAGGGCACCATCGTCCTGATGGCCGGCGGCTACGGGTCCGCGGCCATCCTGCCCGCGGCCGAGGAGCTACACGCCAAGGGCCGCCGCGTGATCACCATCCTGGGCGGCCGCAGCCGGGAACGCGTGCTGCTGGCCGACGAGCTGGGCAAGGCCTCCGCCGAACTGATCATCACCACCGATGACGGCACCCTGGGCCGCCAGGGCCTGGTGACCGACGCCCTCAAGGACATCATCGCCCGGGAGAAGGTGGCCCAGGTGGTGGCGGTGGGCCCCCTGCCCATGATGCGGGCCGTGTCCGACCTGACGAAGCCCCACGGCATCTTCACCCTCGTGAGCCTCAACGCCCTCATGGTCGATGGCACGGGCATGTGCGGCGGCTGCCGCGTCAGCGTGGGCGGCCAGACCAAGTTCGCCTGCTTCGACGGCCCCGATTTCGACGGTCACCAGGTGGACTTCAACATGCTCCGCATGCGGTCCGACTGGTACAAGCAGGAGGAGAAGGACATCTGCGATCCCTCCGAGTGCAAGATCGGCCGCGTGGCCGCCACCGGCCCCGTGGACTACTCGCAGTATCTCAACGAGCCCGTGACGGAGCTGGACTGGCAGAACCTGGACCTGGGCGCCATCAAGCCCAGCCAGAAGATGAAGATCCCCCGCCAGGAGATGGCCTGCCAGCCGCCGGAGCTGCGCGTGTGCAACTTCGATGAGGTGAGCCTGGGCCTGTCGCCCGAGCAGGCCAAGCTGGAAGCCGCCCGCTGCATCATGTGCAAGCATCCCGCCTGCATCGAAGGCTGCCCGGTGAGCATCAACATCCCGGCCTTCCTCCAGCAGATCGTCAATGACGATCCCCAGGCCGCGGCCCGCGTCATCAAGGAGAGCTCCTCGCTGGGCTCCGTCTGCGGCCGCGTCTGCCCGCAGGAGAAGCAGTGCGAGATCAAGTGCGTGGTCGGCATCAAGGGCCTGCCCGTCTCCATCGGCCGCCTGGAGCGCTTCGCCTCGGACTCCATGCTGGGCTCCCAGGAGCTGCCCCCGGTCGAGGCGGCCACGGGCAAGAAGGTCGCCGTCATCGGCGCGGGGCCCGCGGGCCTCACGGTCGCGGGCGAACTCATCAAGAAGGGCCACCAGGTCACCGTCTACGACGCCCTCCACAAGCCCGGCGGCGTGATGCTCTACGGCATCCCCGAGTTCCGCCTGCCCAACAAGATCGTGGATCAGGAAGTGGACACCCTCCGCCGCCTGGGCGTGAAGTTCGTCATGAACACCCTGGTGGGCCGCAGCATGACGCTGGAGGATCTCCGCCAGGAGAACGACGCCATCTTCATGGGCACCGGTGCCGGCCTGCCCAAGATGATGGGCATCCCCGGCGAGGAGTACAAGGGCGTCTACACCGCCAACGAGTTCCTCACCCGCATCAACCTCATGCGCGCCGACCTCTTCCCCGAATACTCCACGCCCGTGACCATCGGCAAGAATGTGATCATCGTCGGCGCGGGCAACACCGCCATGGACGCCTCGCGCGCCGCCCGCCGCATGGGCGCCGAGAAGGTCACGGTGGTCTACCGCCGCACCATCAATGAATCCACGGCCCGCAAGGAAGAACTCGAGCACGCCATGGAGGAGGGGGTCGAGTTCAAGTTCCTCACCACCCCCGTCCAGCTCCACGGCAACGAGAAGGGCTGGATGACCCACGCCGAATGCGCCGTGATGGAGCTGGGCGAGCCCGGCCCCGACGGCCGCCGCAGCCCCAAGATGACCGACGAGCGCATCATGATCCCCTGCGAGACCCTGGTGGTCGCGCTGGGCTTCGATGTGAACCCCCTCCTGGCCATGACGGAAAAGGGACTGCGGACCCTCAAGGGCGGAGTTGTTGTCGTAGACAATGAAACCGGCGAGACCTCCCTCCCGGGCGTCTTCGCAGGCGGCGATGTCATCACCGGCGGCGCCACCGTGATCCTGGCCATGGGCCAGGGCCGCCGGGCCGCCGCCGCCATCCACAAACGCCTTTTGGGGGAAGCTCAGGCCGTGGTCTGA